The following proteins are encoded in a genomic region of Reichenbachiella sp.:
- a CDS encoding TIGR02594 family protein, whose translation MSKLLQVAFKELGQAEIPGSEHNPRIVAYAEQSNFPGVKDDETPWCSIFVNFCCDELNYERSGKANARSWLQVGEEPTAAKPGDIVIFWRESIHSWKGHVGFYLGHSADKKKVFCIGGNQGDSVSIAGYDAGKVLGFRRVGAEVLLDIPEPVLQKGDKGLDVIGLQKILNKLGYNCGDADGDFGNKTLKALKLLQANNQLTVDGVYGNQSRSLIETLLQS comes from the coding sequence ATGAGCAAACTTCTTCAAGTGGCTTTTAAGGAATTGGGTCAAGCCGAAATTCCTGGAAGTGAGCACAATCCACGAATTGTTGCCTACGCCGAACAATCTAATTTTCCTGGGGTTAAAGACGATGAAACACCTTGGTGTAGCATATTCGTCAATTTTTGTTGTGATGAATTGAATTATGAGCGAAGTGGTAAAGCAAATGCCCGAAGTTGGTTACAAGTAGGGGAAGAACCAACTGCTGCAAAACCCGGTGATATCGTAATATTTTGGAGAGAAAGTATCCATTCTTGGAAGGGACATGTAGGTTTTTATTTGGGGCATTCTGCAGACAAAAAGAAAGTTTTTTGTATCGGAGGTAATCAGGGCGACTCAGTGTCAATAGCAGGCTATGATGCTGGAAAAGTGCTTGGTTTTCGTAGGGTGGGAGCAGAGGTTTTGTTGGATATCCCTGAGCCTGTTTTACAAAAAGGTGACAAGGGTCTGGATGTAATTGGCCTACAAAAAATACTGAATAAACTGGGATACAATTGTGGCGATGCAGATGGAGACTTTGGAAATAAAACGCTCAAAGCGCTGAAATTGCTGCAGGCCAATAATCAACTGACTGTAGATGGGGTATATGGCAATCAATCTAGATCCCTCATTGAAACCTTATTACAATCCTGA
- a CDS encoding YggS family pyridoxal phosphate-dependent enzyme, translating into MAVADQIKSINKELEGSPAKLIAVSKTKPNELIVEAYENGHRAFGENKVQELVDKSETLPKDIEWHMIGHLQRNKVKYIAPFVHLIHGVDTIKLLKEINKEGGKNDRVISCLLQVHIAEESTKFGFSENEIEEFLGSNQLDEFEHVNIIGLMGMATNTSDQTQVRREFAGLKSFFETLKSKYTHAHLNLSEISMGMSGDYQIAVEEGSTMVRIGSTIFGARNYPN; encoded by the coding sequence ATGGCTGTTGCAGATCAAATCAAATCCATCAATAAAGAACTAGAAGGCTCGCCAGCCAAACTCATTGCGGTAAGCAAAACCAAACCCAACGAGCTGATCGTAGAGGCCTATGAAAACGGACATAGAGCTTTTGGAGAAAATAAGGTACAAGAGCTGGTAGACAAATCAGAAACTCTCCCCAAAGACATTGAATGGCATATGATTGGTCACCTTCAGCGAAACAAGGTAAAATATATCGCTCCATTTGTGCACTTGATTCATGGGGTAGATACCATCAAATTATTAAAAGAAATCAATAAGGAGGGTGGCAAAAACGATCGGGTAATTTCTTGCCTTTTACAAGTACACATTGCTGAGGAAAGCACCAAGTTCGGGTTCAGTGAAAACGAAATCGAAGAGTTTCTAGGCTCTAATCAATTGGATGAATTTGAGCACGTAAATATCATAGGGTTGATGGGCATGGCTACTAATACTTCAGATCAAACTCAAGTGAGGAGAGAGTTTGCTGGCTTGAAATCCTTTTTCGAAACTCTAAAATCTAAATACACTCATGCTCATTTAAACCTCAGCGAGATTTCTATGGGTATGAGTGGTGATTATCAAATAGCCGTTGAGGAAGGCAGTACTATGGTCAGAATTGGGAGCACCATTTTCGGAGCTAGAAACTATCCTAATTGA
- a CDS encoding NirD/YgiW/YdeI family stress tolerance protein, producing MRKSIFFALLFALPLLSFAQYTGPNSKKIHYTVEEVKANGPQYDKEDHLVTLHGYIIEALAERNMYVFRDRTGKIDVEIDIDGLPHTPFDDQDLVVIIGHVKSKKEVTKILVKKTLVLHVDLEELRKQNQQLKMKADGKTAAEPEKQEKPAKPAKGPKPMGGKSEKKDKDMSEEEMDDSEEMEEK from the coding sequence ATGAGAAAATCAATCTTTTTTGCTCTTCTATTTGCATTGCCACTACTTTCTTTTGCGCAATACACTGGGCCTAATTCTAAAAAAATCCATTACACTGTTGAAGAAGTGAAAGCTAATGGTCCACAATATGACAAGGAAGATCACTTGGTTACCTTGCATGGATATATCATTGAAGCACTGGCTGAAAGAAACATGTATGTTTTTCGCGATAGAACAGGGAAAATAGATGTTGAAATTGATATAGACGGTTTGCCTCACACGCCATTTGATGATCAGGATTTAGTTGTGATTATAGGGCATGTGAAATCAAAGAAAGAGGTAACTAAGATTTTGGTAAAGAAAACTTTAGTACTTCATGTGGACTTGGAAGAACTAAGAAAGCAGAATCAGCAACTTAAGATGAAAGCGGATGGTAAAACAGCCGCTGAGCCAGAAAAACAAGAAAAGCCGGCTAAACCAGCAAAGGGGCCAAAGCCAATGGGAGGTAAGTCTGAGAAAAAAGACAAAGATATGTCCGAAGAAGAAATGGATGATTCTGAAGAAATGGAAGAAAAGTAA
- a CDS encoding GH3 auxin-responsive promoter family protein — protein MAILGTLLKRGIRLRESLEQDYTAPFDLQKAELRKLLIAAKDTYFGRYYYFKTILNGFKDQDQNLFYNYYKSNVPIHDYNSINDEWWSKSREGIKGVSWPGKVKYYALSSGTSGAPSKYIPVTKEALKSMQRTGVRQLLALSKLEIDSKYYETDILMVGGSTDLKFNGTYFEGDLSGITTGQIPIWLQGFAKPGKKIAKAASWEAKLEEIVQRANDWNVGVIVGVPAWIQLLMERIIEHYHVKTIHDIWPNLKIFVHGGVSFKPYKRGFERLLGEPIHYMETYLASEGFIAFQDKPNHPSMKLVLNNGIFYEFIPFTNQNFDRNGQLVADPEVFHIEDVKEGQEYALLLSTNAGAWRYLIGDVIEFTNKKESEIIIKGRTKHFLSLCGEHLSLDNMNEALELTASQLDMTVKEFTVCGEPLGSLFAHRWYIGTDDPVNKGRFRKLLDENLKQLNDDYRVERSAALKELFVDFLPSSIFYSWMRSQGKAGGQHKFPRVLNEERQKSWNQFIANKTSVTI, from the coding sequence ATGGCTATTTTAGGGACATTGCTCAAACGTGGTATTCGGTTAAGAGAAAGCTTGGAACAAGATTACACTGCTCCTTTTGACCTGCAGAAGGCAGAATTACGAAAACTGCTGATTGCTGCAAAGGATACCTATTTTGGTAGATACTATTATTTTAAAACCATCCTCAACGGTTTTAAAGATCAAGATCAGAACCTATTCTATAATTATTATAAGAGCAACGTACCCATTCATGATTACAATTCCATCAATGACGAATGGTGGTCCAAATCAAGAGAAGGGATCAAAGGAGTGAGCTGGCCGGGTAAAGTCAAATATTATGCACTAAGCTCGGGTACCTCAGGAGCTCCATCCAAATACATTCCAGTTACAAAGGAGGCGTTAAAGTCGATGCAGAGGACGGGTGTCCGTCAGTTGCTGGCCTTATCAAAGCTTGAGATTGATTCAAAATACTATGAAACAGATATTTTGATGGTAGGGGGCAGTACGGATCTCAAATTCAATGGGACCTATTTTGAGGGTGATCTTAGCGGTATCACTACCGGACAAATTCCGATATGGCTTCAGGGGTTTGCCAAGCCAGGAAAAAAAATTGCTAAGGCGGCCAGCTGGGAAGCAAAGTTGGAAGAAATAGTTCAGCGAGCCAATGACTGGAACGTGGGTGTGATAGTAGGCGTGCCGGCGTGGATTCAATTGTTGATGGAGAGGATAATTGAACATTATCATGTAAAGACTATTCATGATATATGGCCAAATTTGAAAATATTCGTTCATGGTGGTGTTTCATTCAAGCCATATAAAAGAGGTTTTGAGAGGCTCCTAGGCGAGCCTATTCATTACATGGAAACTTATTTGGCTTCAGAGGGATTCATTGCTTTTCAGGATAAACCCAATCACCCTTCGATGAAATTGGTATTGAATAATGGCATATTTTATGAGTTCATCCCATTTACTAATCAAAACTTTGATAGAAATGGACAGTTAGTAGCTGATCCTGAGGTTTTCCATATTGAAGATGTGAAAGAAGGCCAGGAGTATGCTTTGTTACTCAGCACCAACGCAGGAGCATGGCGATACTTAATTGGTGATGTAATTGAGTTTACCAATAAGAAAGAATCAGAGATCATTATTAAGGGTAGGACGAAACATTTCTTGAGTTTGTGTGGAGAGCACTTGTCGCTTGACAATATGAATGAAGCACTGGAGTTGACAGCTAGTCAGCTAGATATGACGGTCAAGGAATTTACTGTTTGTGGGGAGCCGTTGGGTTCGCTCTTTGCTCATCGCTGGTATATTGGAACGGATGATCCGGTGAACAAAGGCAGATTCAGGAAACTGCTGGATGAGAATTTGAAGCAGCTTAATGACGATTATCGAGTGGAAAGATCTGCTGCACTTAAAGAGTTGTTTGTTGATTTCCTCCCTTCTTCGATATTTTATTCCTGGATGCGGAGCCAAGGCAAGGCAGGAGGGCAGCATAAATTCCCTAGAGTATTGAATGAAGAGCGACAGAAAAGCTGGAATCAATTCATTGCAAATAAGACTAGTGTTACGATCTGA
- a CDS encoding DUF1800 domain-containing protein, which produces MPLTALAGTLGRKRAAHLLRRATFGATKAQIDQVAALTASEAMDLLFITDGLPDPELPIDPATGEEWITTPRTEANSTDRGLNAYLKSWHFGHLLAIGVADNQALSYATREKVTFLLHTIFTTLESKVANSTSIYYQNALFRKFSFDDNGDPDFNFKTLSKKVCVENAMLRFLDGDTNVLGSPNENFGREFLELFSIGRGLEGTLSPLPAPGDYFNYTEQDVQAAALVFSGFNIDDTYSNIDEDTELPRGIVRGGTIASSHDNSIKQFSYRFNDATITPNPDLLQGGSPTEESALDEIDQLVEMIYGVSDEAARNICRKIYRFYVYYDIDQTLDDDIIDNLTQTFINGGYKLQPVLMDLFQSEHFYEDGAGTANDHFGSIIKSPLDLTLGTLKMLEVTIPDYTTDLENYYTFMGSIQQAMNSQGMVYYEPPEVAGYPAYHQFPIFNRSWISTNYLAERYQFAQQLVNNMDADEPGGVGVDVVQFVKDNFSAVAADANDLIIELCRYFLPMNDNLTFDAAGDDSSEITAERLNYFLMAFLYSPQIDADPEGSWNFRWTNLEDGEVVETQLKNLFNAILQSPEYQLS; this is translated from the coding sequence ATGCCACTAACCGCTTTGGCTGGAACGCTAGGAAGAAAGCGAGCCGCACATTTGCTCAGAAGAGCTACTTTCGGAGCGACTAAAGCACAAATTGACCAAGTGGCGGCTTTGACCGCCAGTGAAGCGATGGACTTGCTGTTCATTACAGATGGTCTACCAGACCCTGAACTCCCGATCGACCCAGCAACAGGTGAGGAGTGGATTACAACACCAAGAACAGAGGCAAATTCTACTGACAGAGGGTTGAATGCCTATTTAAAGTCCTGGCACTTTGGACACTTACTTGCCATAGGCGTGGCTGATAATCAGGCGCTGTCCTATGCTACAAGAGAGAAAGTAACTTTTTTGCTGCATACAATATTTACGACTTTAGAATCCAAAGTAGCGAACAGCACATCAATCTACTACCAGAATGCCCTTTTTAGAAAGTTTAGTTTTGATGACAATGGTGACCCAGATTTCAACTTTAAGACGCTTTCCAAAAAGGTATGCGTCGAGAATGCTATGCTGCGATTCCTGGATGGTGATACAAATGTATTAGGTAGTCCAAATGAAAACTTCGGACGAGAGTTTCTGGAATTGTTTTCTATCGGTAGAGGACTAGAAGGTACTTTGTCTCCACTTCCTGCACCTGGAGATTATTTCAATTATACAGAGCAAGATGTGCAAGCTGCCGCCTTGGTATTTTCCGGGTTCAATATTGATGATACCTATAGCAATATAGATGAAGACACAGAGTTGCCTCGAGGTATTGTTCGTGGAGGGACTATTGCTTCATCTCACGACAATAGTATTAAGCAGTTCAGTTATCGATTCAATGATGCTACTATAACTCCCAACCCTGATTTGTTGCAAGGTGGCTCTCCAACTGAGGAAAGTGCCTTGGATGAAATTGATCAACTGGTGGAGATGATTTATGGCGTATCTGATGAGGCTGCACGAAACATTTGCCGAAAGATTTATCGGTTTTATGTTTACTACGACATAGATCAAACCCTGGATGATGACATCATCGACAACCTAACGCAGACTTTTATCAATGGCGGTTATAAGTTGCAGCCTGTGCTGATGGACTTGTTTCAAAGCGAGCATTTCTACGAAGATGGTGCAGGTACTGCTAATGATCACTTCGGGTCTATCATTAAATCGCCATTGGACCTCACTTTGGGTACATTGAAAATGTTGGAAGTAACTATTCCTGATTACACGACTGATCTGGAGAACTACTACACCTTTATGGGAAGTATCCAGCAGGCCATGAATAGCCAGGGAATGGTGTATTATGAACCACCGGAGGTCGCTGGTTATCCTGCTTACCATCAGTTTCCAATCTTCAATAGAAGTTGGATTTCTACAAATTATCTGGCAGAACGTTACCAATTCGCTCAGCAATTGGTGAACAATATGGATGCTGACGAACCGGGAGGTGTTGGAGTAGATGTGGTTCAATTTGTAAAAGATAATTTTTCGGCCGTGGCGGCTGATGCCAATGACTTGATTATTGAGCTGTGTAGATACTTCCTTCCAATGAATGATAATCTAACCTTTGATGCAGCGGGAGATGATTCATCTGAAATCACCGCAGAGCGCTTGAACTATTTCCTAATGGCATTTTTATATTCTCCACAGATAGATGCTGACCCTGAAGGATCGTGGAATTTTAGATGGACCAATTTAGAAGATGGAGAGGTGGTAGAAACACAGCTGAAGAATCTTTTCAATGCCATCTTGCAGTCGCCTGAATACCAACTCTCTTAA
- a CDS encoding outer membrane beta-barrel protein — protein sequence MNRSFRLLLLFCLLITFDGMAQRKGQPKKPPNPLKQFLQTQFWIGLKGGPNLTKANPSQLYSTFEGVDFLDAELDKDYDNFKALGSQVGLEFVFYHRGFSLAFFPNYARFNFTYHNSYTYESASNPDDMVILNYDQKNHLEYIDLPLMFKYDILQEKVRPFVQIGAYYSRLLNANKEVTIENNDVAAGAVQPYQPPAIIVGAKDVFIGSSLGIMAGVGVHYDPGNIRLSLDINYRYGLNNIASASNRYSENRLAASGDAMDDLTIDNITMNVGVFFPMRFISKSFNSDF from the coding sequence ATGAATCGCTCATTTCGATTGCTATTACTTTTTTGTTTGCTCATTACCTTTGATGGTATGGCACAACGAAAGGGTCAACCTAAAAAACCACCAAACCCACTCAAGCAGTTTTTGCAAACTCAGTTTTGGATTGGTTTAAAGGGAGGCCCTAATTTAACCAAAGCCAATCCGTCACAGCTTTATTCTACATTTGAAGGCGTCGACTTTCTAGATGCTGAATTAGATAAAGACTACGATAATTTTAAGGCCTTGGGCTCTCAGGTAGGCTTGGAGTTCGTGTTTTATCACCGTGGTTTCTCTTTAGCCTTCTTTCCCAATTATGCGAGGTTCAATTTTACCTATCATAATTCATATACTTATGAGTCTGCGAGTAATCCGGATGACATGGTAATTCTGAATTATGATCAGAAAAATCATTTGGAGTATATCGATTTGCCCTTGATGTTTAAATATGATATTCTTCAAGAAAAAGTAAGGCCTTTTGTCCAGATTGGAGCTTATTATAGTCGGTTACTCAATGCCAATAAGGAGGTGACTATTGAAAATAATGATGTGGCAGCTGGTGCGGTTCAGCCTTATCAGCCACCAGCGATCATTGTGGGAGCGAAGGATGTATTCATTGGTTCTTCTTTGGGGATCATGGCGGGTGTAGGTGTGCATTACGACCCAGGAAACATTAGACTTTCCTTAGATATCAACTACCGATATGGGTTAAATAATATTGCTAGCGCATCCAATAGGTATTCTGAGAATCGCTTGGCAGCATCGGGAGACGCCATGGATGATCTTACCATTGATAACATTACGATGAATGTGGGAGTCTTTTTTCCTATGCGATTTATTAGCAAAAGTTTTAATTCTGATTTTTAG
- the uvrB gene encoding excinuclease ABC subunit UvrB: MDFKLTSEYVPTGDQPQAIAELTKGLNNGEPSQVLLGVTGSGKTFTMANVIAETNRPALVLCHNKTLAAQLYGELKQFFPENAVEYFISYYDYYQPEAFLPTTGLYIEKDLSINEEIEKLRLAATSSLLTGRRDVIVVASVSCIYGIGNPDEFGKNIVTLEVGQQISRNQLLFKFVDILYSRTEADFKRGNFRVKGDTVDIFIAYGDFAYRIIFWGDEIETIQRIEPHTGKKLSDEKIVTIFPANLFVTGKDLLHQAINQIQDDMVKQVQYFEEERRFLEAKRLKERTEFDIEMMRELGYCSGVENYSRYFDRREKGARPFCLLDYFPDDFLMIIDESHVTLPQVRAMWGGDRARKVNLVDHGFRLPSAMDNRPLTFDEFEGMVGQSVYVSATPGDYELRKSEGVVVEQVIRPTGLLDPIIEVRPSVNQIDDLMDEIDERVGLEERVLITTLTKRMAEELSKYLINAGVKTRYIHSEVDTLDRVEILRELRLGVFDVLVGVNLLREGLDLPEVSLVAIIDADKEGFLRNERSLVQTIGRAARNEKGMVIMYADKVTGSMQLAIDETNRRRAIQIEYNTKHGITPTTVKKSKEAIMGQTSVADSKKQATPKPYIESEEVNIAADPVVAYMDKEGIEKMIEKTKKSMEKAAKDLDFMEAARLRDEMLALEKLKAEK; encoded by the coding sequence ATGGATTTCAAACTCACTTCAGAATACGTTCCCACCGGAGATCAACCCCAAGCCATTGCAGAATTAACCAAAGGACTCAATAATGGAGAACCTTCTCAAGTCTTACTTGGGGTCACTGGATCAGGCAAAACATTTACCATGGCTAATGTAATAGCTGAAACCAATAGGCCTGCTTTAGTCTTGTGCCACAATAAAACTCTAGCCGCTCAGCTGTATGGTGAATTGAAGCAGTTTTTTCCTGAAAATGCTGTAGAATACTTTATCAGTTACTACGATTACTATCAGCCGGAGGCTTTTCTTCCTACTACAGGTTTGTATATTGAGAAAGATCTAAGCATCAATGAAGAGATTGAAAAATTACGCCTGGCGGCTACTTCGTCCTTGCTGACTGGAAGACGAGATGTGATCGTAGTGGCTTCCGTATCTTGCATCTATGGTATCGGCAATCCGGATGAATTTGGTAAAAACATCGTGACTTTAGAGGTGGGTCAACAGATATCGAGAAACCAATTGCTTTTCAAATTTGTAGATATCTTATACAGCCGAACAGAAGCTGATTTTAAAAGAGGGAATTTCAGGGTGAAAGGCGATACAGTAGATATTTTCATCGCCTATGGAGACTTTGCCTATCGTATCATTTTCTGGGGGGATGAAATAGAAACTATTCAGCGAATAGAACCTCACACAGGCAAAAAGCTTTCTGACGAAAAAATAGTTACCATCTTCCCTGCCAATCTTTTTGTAACAGGAAAAGATCTATTGCATCAGGCAATCAATCAGATTCAAGATGATATGGTCAAACAAGTACAATACTTCGAAGAAGAACGTCGATTCCTTGAAGCCAAAAGACTAAAAGAACGTACTGAATTTGATATTGAAATGATGCGTGAATTGGGCTATTGCTCTGGAGTTGAAAACTACTCTCGCTACTTTGACCGAAGAGAAAAAGGAGCACGACCCTTCTGTCTGCTTGACTATTTTCCAGATGATTTCTTAATGATTATAGATGAGAGTCATGTCACCTTACCTCAGGTAAGAGCTATGTGGGGCGGAGATCGTGCCCGAAAAGTAAACTTGGTGGATCATGGATTCAGACTTCCTTCGGCTATGGACAACCGTCCTTTGACTTTTGATGAATTTGAAGGGATGGTAGGACAAAGCGTCTATGTAAGTGCCACTCCTGGTGATTACGAACTTAGAAAGTCAGAAGGTGTGGTGGTAGAACAAGTCATACGTCCAACTGGCCTACTAGACCCAATTATCGAAGTACGTCCAAGTGTGAATCAAATAGACGACCTGATGGATGAAATCGATGAAAGGGTGGGGTTGGAAGAAAGAGTTTTGATTACCACTCTGACCAAACGCATGGCAGAAGAACTATCTAAGTACTTGATAAATGCTGGCGTAAAAACCAGATACATACATTCCGAAGTGGACACCTTGGATCGGGTGGAAATACTTAGAGAATTGCGACTAGGCGTATTCGATGTATTGGTTGGTGTGAATCTGCTGAGAGAGGGTCTTGACTTACCAGAGGTATCTTTAGTAGCCATTATTGACGCCGACAAAGAAGGGTTCTTGAGGAATGAAAGATCCTTGGTTCAAACCATTGGTCGCGCGGCTAGAAACGAAAAAGGCATGGTAATCATGTATGCAGACAAGGTCACTGGTTCCATGCAACTAGCCATAGATGAAACGAATAGAAGGCGTGCCATACAAATCGAATATAACACTAAGCATGGTATCACTCCAACCACGGTAAAAAAATCTAAAGAAGCCATTATGGGACAAACTTCAGTAGCCGATTCTAAGAAGCAAGCGACACCAAAACCATACATTGAAAGTGAAGAAGTGAATATTGCGGCCGATCCAGTCGTAGCTTATATGGACAAAGAAGGCATTGAAAAAATGATAGAGAAAACGAAGAAGTCTATGGAAAAGGCCGCCAAAGATTTGGATTTCATGGAAGCGGCTCGGCTGAGAGACGAGATGCTTGCATTGGAAAAATTAAAGGCCGAGAAATAA
- a CDS encoding DUF1501 domain-containing protein, producing MKRRKFLKKIPLAAGLPFAISGVPINLIAKNSYYQQMAASSTNDRVIVILQLSGGNDGVNTVIPVDQYDQYYNRRANIAIPAKSGARRYIPLDSTLALEDQIGLHPDMQGVKDLYDRGRMAIVQGVSYKNNNGSHFRGRDIWNMGGGVDDFYSSGWVGRYLQSQYAPQVYPDDFPNENMPDPLAIELGSDVSLVFHQQGNIPSSISLGGNPQGFADLIENLDGFVDQGTDPRGRPPEYLLNSPYWKEMNWILGLEDKSEDYAARLLEIYNNASATSVTYPEVYPYNAPDGAKTNRLTPQLQLVARLLDGGGPGLGAKTKVFLVKVGGFDTHADQVESYDPTMGNHASLLYHISSAMKAFQDDLRARGIEDRVLTVTMSEFGRRIGSNGSYGTDHGTGGPMFIFGKGANAGVYGTNPDMTENNVGMQYDYRQIYASILEDWMQVDKSVITNDIFFNNYIDGTNDDGQAVEKVEVSKSVIDGVEDFITHRFHLKECYPNPAQGETKIGFYLNSPAQVSLRLYDQKGKLVKQIMQEQKTIGEHEVTLDVSQLKPGTYIYRIDAGLLKDSKKLIVKN from the coding sequence ATGAAAAGAAGAAAATTTCTAAAGAAAATACCTTTGGCCGCTGGTCTACCTTTTGCCATCAGTGGTGTGCCAATCAATCTCATAGCAAAAAATAGCTATTATCAGCAGATGGCTGCCAGCAGTACTAATGATCGGGTGATTGTCATCCTCCAACTTTCAGGAGGCAATGATGGGGTGAATACAGTTATACCGGTAGATCAATATGATCAATACTATAACCGAAGAGCAAATATTGCCATTCCAGCAAAAAGTGGAGCGAGAAGATACATCCCATTAGATAGTACGCTAGCACTAGAAGATCAAATTGGTCTACATCCTGATATGCAAGGAGTGAAAGATCTCTATGACCGAGGGCGAATGGCTATCGTCCAAGGCGTGTCCTATAAGAATAACAATGGATCTCACTTCCGTGGTAGAGACATTTGGAATATGGGTGGAGGAGTAGATGATTTTTATTCTTCTGGTTGGGTTGGGCGTTACCTGCAAAGTCAATATGCTCCACAGGTTTACCCGGATGATTTTCCTAATGAAAATATGCCAGACCCTTTGGCGATAGAATTGGGTAGTGATGTCTCGTTGGTTTTTCACCAACAAGGGAATATACCATCTTCGATTTCTTTAGGAGGGAATCCGCAAGGGTTTGCTGATTTGATTGAGAATTTGGATGGGTTTGTAGACCAGGGAACTGACCCTAGGGGCCGTCCTCCAGAGTACCTATTGAACTCTCCCTATTGGAAGGAAATGAATTGGATTTTGGGGCTGGAAGATAAGTCGGAGGATTATGCAGCGCGACTGTTGGAAATCTACAACAATGCTTCGGCTACTTCGGTGACATACCCAGAAGTATATCCATATAATGCGCCTGATGGCGCCAAAACCAATAGATTAACACCACAGTTGCAGTTGGTGGCGAGGCTGTTAGATGGCGGAGGGCCAGGCCTCGGGGCCAAAACGAAAGTATTTCTTGTAAAGGTTGGTGGCTTTGATACACATGCGGATCAAGTAGAATCATATGATCCTACAATGGGAAACCATGCATCGTTACTTTATCATATTTCATCCGCCATGAAGGCCTTTCAAGATGATTTACGAGCCAGAGGTATTGAAGATCGTGTGTTGACGGTGACCATGTCTGAGTTTGGAAGAAGAATTGGGTCAAATGGTAGTTATGGAACCGACCATGGCACCGGCGGACCAATGTTTATTTTTGGCAAGGGGGCTAATGCAGGTGTTTACGGGACGAACCCTGACATGACAGAGAATAATGTGGGTATGCAATACGATTATCGCCAGATCTATGCGAGCATATTAGAAGATTGGATGCAAGTAGATAAAAGTGTGATTACAAACGATATCTTCTTCAATAACTATATAGATGGGACCAATGATGATGGTCAGGCTGTGGAGAAAGTTGAGGTATCCAAATCGGTAATTGACGGTGTGGAGGATTTTATTACTCACCGTTTCCACTTAAAAGAGTGTTATCCAAACCCTGCTCAGGGCGAAACGAAAATCGGATTCTATCTCAATTCTCCTGCACAAGTCAGCCTTCGACTCTATGATCAAAAGGGAAAACTCGTTAAGCAAATTATGCAAGAGCAAAAAACTATTGGAGAACATGAAGTGACGCTGGATGTATCCCAGCTCAAGCCGGGAACCTATATCTATCGAATAGATGCTGGATTACTAAAAGACTCAAAAAAACTCATTGTTAAGAACTAA
- a CDS encoding LysE family translocator: MIAYLIGLSAGLVPALSTGPVFLTLVQNSIDHGFKKAVYFIIGVALTDTSIILLTWLGLSQLSEGSEPPAELSIGGGALLILFGLVFIFKKPQDQQPATSSSGHLQKFGLFTQAIMLNAINPIIWGFWAAISNYAITEFNNTASELLFFAGVLNMVWVTDFLKAYYAQKLNKYLNEKFKKYLRIGIGSILVILGLKLIIEFYLL; encoded by the coding sequence TTGATTGCATACCTGATTGGCCTGTCTGCAGGCCTGGTCCCGGCACTGTCTACCGGACCTGTATTTCTTACACTCGTTCAAAATTCGATTGATCATGGTTTTAAAAAAGCCGTGTATTTTATCATTGGCGTAGCGCTGACAGATACTTCCATTATCTTATTGACTTGGCTGGGGCTAAGTCAGCTGTCAGAAGGGAGTGAACCACCAGCAGAATTGTCAATAGGTGGGGGAGCACTCCTCATACTGTTTGGATTGGTATTCATTTTCAAAAAGCCACAAGACCAGCAACCTGCTACGTCATCATCGGGTCATCTGCAGAAGTTTGGATTATTTACTCAAGCCATTATGCTCAATGCCATCAACCCGATCATTTGGGGATTCTGGGCAGCGATATCAAACTATGCCATTACTGAATTTAACAACACAGCCAGTGAGTTGTTGTTTTTTGCTGGAGTTTTGAATATGGTTTGGGTTACAGACTTTTTGAAAGCGTATTATGCTCAAAAGCTGAATAAATACTTGAATGAGAAATTTAAAAAGTATCTCCGAATCGGAATAGGTTCAATTCTAGTTATTCTGGGACTAAAATTGATCATTGAGTTCTACTTGCTGTAA